The genomic segment TAGGTTGGTTTTCTAAAGGTGATATGATAGATGAGTTTTGGGATGCAACTTTGAAGTTAAAACCTAAAGAATTTACAAAAGAGCCTGTAAAATCGATGTTTGGTTACCATATCATATTTTTAGATGAAATTCAAGAGCCTTTAACAATTAAATTAGACCAAGTTTATAGTAACATTGAAAATCAAATAAGAATGGATAAATTTCAATCTTTAATTGATGAGAGAATTAAAAATATAAAAAAAGATGCAAATATTATAATTAAATAAATTTGTATAAAAAAGGGGTTTATTGTGAGATATTTTTTTATATTGGTTTTACTATTTTGTGTCAATCTACAAGCTTTACAAGATGATGGAGAGAAACTTTTTAAAAAGTATTGTTGGGGTTGTCACCATGAAACTTCAATGGCTTTTGGACCATCTTTTAATCAAATTGCAAACCAAAGAGATAGTGGACAAATTATTGCACATATTGTAAATCCAAAGAGTAACTATCAAACTTTAGGGTATAAAAGAACTGCAATGCCTGCATTTCCACAACTAAATGCTAAAGAGCTTCAAGATTTAACTAACTTTATTCTAAGCTTCAAGGATAAATAATGTTTAGATTATCAAACCTTATAAAATCAACTTTACAAGAGCAAAAAAGTAGAAGTTTAGATGGAAGTATTATAATTTGGAATATGACAAATCGTTGCAATTTACTTTGTCACCACTGTTATAGCAAAGCTAGTGCAAATGAAAAAGAGAGTTTATCATTAGAAGATATTTTAAAAACTATTCCAAAACTTAAAATTGCTAATATAAATTTTGTAATCTTTAGTGGAGGTGAGCCACTTTTAAGAAAAGATATTTTCGAAATTGCACAATGTATGAAAGATAATAAAATTATGACTTACCTTTCAACAAATGGTACATATATAACCCAAAAAAATGCAAAACAAATAGTTGATACATTTAACTATATAGGTATTTCAATAGATGGAATAGGAGAAGTTCACGACTATTTTAGAGGACAAAAAGGCTCATATGCTAAAAGTATTGAGGCTATAAAAACTATTCAAAAGATAGGTGGAAATGCTGGTATTAGATTTACAATTACAAAAGATACTGAAAGCAGTTTTTATGATATTTTTACTCTTGCAGAAGAGTTAAATGTAAACAAAATATATATCTCTCATCTTGTATATTCAGGTCGAGGAAAAGAGAACATTGAGATTGATATAAGTAAAGAGAAAAGAAGAGAGTATGTAAATTTTATGATAAATAAAGCATTTGAGTATTATGAAAATGACAAAGATATAGATATTGTTACAGGAAATATGGAAATGGATGCCATAATACTTTTAAAAGAGTTTGAAAAAAAATATCCAGATTTTACGAATTCTTTAAAAAATAGATTAAAATCTTGGGGTGGAAATAGTGCTGGAAAAAGGCTTGGAAATATGGATTGGAATGGTTTTGTAAAACCAGACCCATTTTTCCCTATTACTATTGGAAACTATTTAGAAAAAGATTTTAATAAAATTTGGCTAGATGATAACAATGAGCTACTAAATAAACTAAGAGAGTTTCCACGAAATATAAAAGGAAAATGTAGCTCTTGCAAATATATAGATATATGTAATGGTGGTTCAAGAAGTAGAGCTTATGCAATAAGTGCTGATTTATGGGATGAAGATCCATCTTGTTATTTGACTTTAGAAGAGATAAAGGGGTAAAAATGTTTAAAAAAATAGCTTTAAGTCTAGTATTAGCTAGTAGTTTGTTTGCTAGTGAGAAAATATTTGTAGTTGAAAGAGAGAGTTCTAGTCTAGCTGTTATTAAAAATGATAAATTCAAAAATAGAATGGAAAACTTTAGAAATACAAACCACTCTGTTGTAAAATTTTACAAAGATGAAGCTTATGCAATCTCAAGAGATGGATATGTTATAAAGTTTGACCCAAAAAAAGAGATTATAGAAGCTGAATACAAAACTAGTAAAAGTGCAATAGGCTTTGAAATATCAGAATACTTCGTAGCCGTTGCAAACTATGATGATAAAAGTGTTGATGTTTTAACAAAAGATTTAAAACCTCTAAAAAAAATAGTTACAAACTCACGAAATGTAGGGATAAAACTATATAAAAACTATATGATTTTTTCTCAAATGGATAGTGACATAATATCTGTTTACAAAGATTTAAATGAAGGAAAAAAAGAGCCAAATTTTGTTTTACATAAAGAGTTTAAAAATGCAGGAGAAATGCCTTTTGATGCTATGCTTCAAGAACAAAGTTATATAATGGGCTTTTTTAACTCTCCATTTTTTGGAGTTGTTGATTTAGAGAAAATGGAGTACAAAAAAATAGATGTTTTTTTAGATGAAAAAAAACAACAAGTTTTAAAAGTACCTCACTTTGGTTTTTGGAGTTTGAGTAAAGATGAGATTTTTATACCCGCAGTTGGAGATAATAAAGTTTTTGTTTATGATAAAAAATTTAAATTCCTAAAATCCATAGACATAAAAGGAATGCCTGTATTCACAAGTCTTAGCCCAAATAAAGATTTTTTAGCAGTAACCTTTTCTGGAGAAGATTTTCCATATTTACAAATTCTTGATACAAAAACTTTTAAAATTATAAAAGAGTATAAATTTGATGGTAAAGTATTGCATGTAAGATGGTCAAATGATAAGAATGAACTATATGTAAGTGTAAATGATACAGATAAAATAGAGGTTTTAGACACAATTACTTGGAAAAATATTAAGACTATAAATGATATTAAAAAACCTTCTGGTATATTTATTTTTGAGGAGAGATAGAGTATGAAAAAAGTATATTTAACTGGTGCTGGTCCTGGAGATATTGAGCTTATGACTTTAAAAGCAGCAAGAGTTATAAAAGAGGCAGATGTAATTATATATGATAAACTTGCTAACCCTGACATATTAGAGATGGCAAAAGATGGGACTGAGTTTATATTTGTAGGTAAAGAGTTTGGAAAACACTTAATACCACAAGATGAGATAAATGAGATAATATATCAAGCTTCTCTTAAATACAATCTTGTAGTAAGACTAAAAGGTGGTGACCCTTTTGTATTTGGTAGAGGTGGAGAAGAAGCTCTTTATTTAAAAGAGCGTGGAGTTAAATTTGAGATAATTCCTGGAATTACATCAAGTATTAGCGTTCCGGCATATGCAGGAATTCCTGTAACTCATAGAGGAGTTACTTGCTCTTTTAGAGTAGTAACTGGTCATGAAGCACCAAATAAAAAAGATACTCAAATAAATTGGGATAGTTTTATTGCCGATGAAACAATAGTCTTCTTAATGGGAATTCATAATATAAAATTAATATCAAAAAAACTAATCAAAATTGGAAAACCATCTACAACTCCTTGTGCTGTTATATCAAAAGGTACAACAAAGGAACAAAAAGTGGTTGTTGGAACACTTGAAGATATTGTAGATAAAGCAAAAGAGATTCCAACACCTGCGATAATCGTTGTTGGAGAAGTTGTAAAATTAAGAGAAGAGTTAAAGTGGTTTGAAGAGTAGGAAGCCCTACTTTTCTAATCTTAAATTCCGAAAAAATCTTTAACCCAAACTAGTTCTTGACTGTTTAAATCTACTCTTTTAAGCTCTTGTTTATCTTTATTTAAAACTATCAAAATATTTCCATCTAGTCTTAAGTTCTCTTTTCCCCACTCTTTATCAAGTTTATCAGTTATATGAAAAATCTGAGAGTTTTTTGGTTTCTCTTTTTCCCTTCCATCTTTATAAACTATTGCCAAACCACCTGTTCTTTTCTCTATTTTATATGGAAGATACTCTTGCAAAATACTATATACTCTTTCATTTTTATTTTCAGGTAATGAATCTTTAAATCCGATAAAACCAACCACAAAAAATATAACAACTAGTAATATTAATAAAATATTTTTCTTATTTTTGTCCATTTTTTTTCTCCCATGAATTTATATAATCTTTTACTTTATTGTCAAAAAATTGCATTCTTTCTCTTCCTTTTGGAATTGTGCTTCTCAAATCTTTTAACTCTTTTAAAAAATCTTCAACTCCTTCTGGAATTAAATTAGAAAGAAATATTTTAAAATTTTTCGCAAAAGCAGGAGAACTTCCACTTGTAGAAATTGCAAGAGTTAAATCCCCTCTTTTTATATATGAAGGAAAAATAAAATCGCAATATTGCTGTAAATCTACACAGTTACAAAGAATTTTATACTCTCTTGTTTCAAAATAGATATCCTCTTGTAACAAAAAATCATCTACAGCAACAATAACTATATCATAACCTTTAGCATCGCCCTTTTCATACTCTTTTTGAAAAATTTTAAGACTATTTTTATCTATTAAAGCTTCTATTTCTTCATTAAAGTTTTTTGAAATCAAAGTAATATTTGAAGAAAAATTCAAAAGATGTTCTAACTTTTCTAAAGCTATATTACCACCACCAACTATCAAAATAGTTTTATCATCAAATTTTAAAAAAGCTGGAAAATATGTCACTAAAAATCCTTTTATTATGTATTTTATTCTAGCAAAGATTAGGGTATTCTATCTTAATTTAAGTCAATCTATAAAAAATATTATTAAGTTAAAATTTTTTTAATTTCAAATAGGAGAGAAAGATATGACACAAATTCCACAACTAGAACTAAAAAATGAAGTTCTACTTAGAATCCAGAAAAATTTTCCACTTGCAAAAAAACCTTTTCTTTACATTGCAAACGAACTTCATACAACAGAAGAGAGAGTTTTAGAAATTTTAAATGAAGCAAAAAGAGATGGTATCATAAGACAAACATCTGCTATTTTTGATACAAAAAAACTAGGATATAAATCATCCTTGGTAGCATTTGAAATTGAAGAGGAAGATATACCTACTGCTGTAAAAATCTTAAACTCTCACCCTGGAATTTCGCACAACTACGAAAGAAATCACTCTTTTAATATTTGGTTTACTATTGCTGTAGCTCCAAATTCTAATTTGGGATTAGAAAAAAGTATTGAAAGTTTGGCTAAGAGAACAAATGCAAAAAATTATATAATACTTCCAACTTTAAAATTATTTAAAATTTCAGTAAAACTTGATACAACAAATAAAGAGGAAAAACAAGAAGAGTTTATTCAAAAGAGTTTTACAAATCTTGATTTATCAGAATATCACTATACATTTATCAAACTTTTGCAACAAGATATTGAGTTTAAAAGTGAGCCTTTTAAATTTATAGTTGATGAACTAAATATCAGCTATGATGAACTATTTAAAATTATTCAAGAATTTATAAACTCTGGTGTTATGCGAAGATTTGCCTCAATTTTAAATCATAGAAAGGCTGGATTTAGTGCAAATGCTATGGTTGTTTGGGATATTGATGAAAAAAATTCTCAAAGTATAGGAGAAATAGCAGCATCTTTTAGTGCTGTAAGTCACTGTTATTTAAGACCTCAATATCCAAACTGGAAATATAATCTTTTTACAATGATTCATGGAAAAACCAAAGATGATACTCAAAAAACAATAGATGCCATAGCCGATAAAATTCAATATAGAGATAAAATGGCACTATACTCAAGTAAAGAGTTTAAAAAAGTAAGAATTATTTACTTTAGTGAGGAGTTTGAAGATTGGGAAAAAGAGAATAATAATTAAAAAATGGAGTATAAAATGAAACTTTTTTTTGAACTTGAAATTGCTTATATTTTTATAGCTATATTTTTTCTTATTGTAACAACTGTTGTAACAACAAGAAGTTTTTCTCCAGCAAATAGCTTTAAAAAAGTTTTTCCACTGGTTTTAATATTTCTAATTATTGCAATTTTTTCTCATTTTAAAGTTACAACTTCAAGAATGGCTGAAGTTGAAAATGAGTTTTTAAAAGGTGAAACGGTTCTTTGTGAAAATAGAACAAAAAGAGAAGTTTCAAAATCAATTATGATAAACGATAAATTAGGTTGGAATTTAAAAGATAATATATTTTCAAATCCTGAATATTTTAAAAGTTTTCATAGTGCAAGATGTGTAAAAATGCTTGATAGTATGAAAAAAGAGGAGATAAAATAAGCAATTAAATTGCTTATTTTATTAAAATGTTATTTTAGTTAGACTCTTTTTGCCACTTTCTTTTTAGATTATGAATATAAATTATTAGAATAAAAAATATAGATGATGTTATTCCCAAAGCTACAAGTAAACTAGTTTCACTAGGTATTGTTTCAAGCAAAATAAGCTTTCTAATAATAACAACAAAAGCGATTTCCAAAAATGTCAAAGAGTAATCAAATCCATTTTTAATAAAAAGAGTTTTTACAATCGCAATTACAATCAAAGTAAAAAGACCATCTGTTAAAATAGTTTTTATAGAAGAGAAATCCAAAGCTCCTTGCTCTATAGTAAAAGATATTAGTTTATATCCCAAGCTTAATAAACAAACTGCTAAATATATAATCATTATTAATATAAAAATATATTTCAGCATATTTATAACTCTTAAAAGTATTGTATCTACTCTATTTTCCAAAACTTTATCTATACTATTTACTTTTAAAAAGATTCTCTCTATAAAGCTCTTTTTTTCTTTTTCATCCATTTTCGACCTTTTTAATACTCACAAATTTTTTGCGAATATTATCAAAAAAAAACATAAAAAAATTAATTTTTATCTATTATATCTTTTATAGCATCTATAAAATCATCATTATAATTCACGCATTTACAAACTTTATAATCTAATATCCCTAAATCTTTTGCAATATGTCTATATTCAATATCAAGTTCAAAATCTGTTTCAGAGTTATCAACTATAAAAGATAGTGGATAAATAATCACTTTTTCACCTTTGAAATTTTTCAACATATCTTCAAGCGATGGTTCAAGCCACTTCAAAGGACCAACTTTTGATTGATATGCAAGATTTATTGATTTGAAGTTTATATTTTTATTTTGTAATTTTTTACTTAAAATCTGAACATGCTCAATCATCTGTTTTTGATAAGGATCACCATTGTCCACAATTTTTTGAGGTAAGCCATGAGCTGAGAATATTAGATTAAAATCAACTTTTCCCTCTTGAATTCTTTCTATTTCATCTACAATACAACTATTAAATTTATCATTTCTATAAAAATCATATATAGATTTTATTTTAAAACTATTTTTTGCAAACTTAATAAAATCTTCCAAAGATGATTTTGTAGTTGTTGTAGAGTATTGAGGATATAAAGGAAAAAGTAACACTTCATCTACATCATCTTTTTTTAAAGTTTCAATCACATCTTTTGCAAAAGGCGGAGTATATCTCATTACTTGATATGTTTTAAAATCTTCTATTTTTTCATTACATTTTTCTACTAATTTTTCAGTTAAGGGGTTTATAGGAGAACAATTTCCAATAAGCTCATAGTTTTTCCAAGCTTCATTTAACCTTTTATTTACAATCAAAGCAGCTATTATTTTTCTTATAAATGAACTTTTTATAGTCAAAATATTTTCATCATTAAACATATTTGTTAAAAACATTTTTAACTCATTTTTATTTCTAGCTCCACCCATATTTAGGAGTATCAAAGCTTTTTTTTTATTTTCCATTTTCCAACCTTATTATTTCATTACTACACCAAGAAGCCATATCTATATCGTGAGTCACAAGCAAAATTGCACAATCACTTAGAAGATTTACTATTAATTTCATTGTATCATAAGCAATTATATTATCTAGAGCAGATGTTGGCTCATCTATTAAAAGTAAATCTGGTTTTAACAAAATTGCTCTTAAAATAGAGCATCTTTGAAGCTGCCCACCACTTAATTCATATGGTTTTTTATACAAAAGTTCTGCTTCTAAGCTTAATTTAGACAAAATACTATCAACTTCATCTTTAAAATCTCTATTTACTACATCTTTTATCTGTTCAAAAATTGTATATGTTGGATGAAAAGATGAAAAAGGATCTTGAAAAATCATAGCTGTTTTACTTTTTTTTATCTCTCCACTTTGTTGTTTTAAGTTTCCTAAAATAAGCTCAAAAAGTGTAGTTTTACCACTTCCACTCTTTCCAAAAATTGTTTTTAATTCACCTTTTTTAAGCTCTAAATCAAAATTTTCAAATATAAAGTTATTTTTTTTGTATCCAAATGTTAATTTTTTTATCTCTAATACCAAAGTAAAACCTCTAATTTTTATTTTTTGAAAACATTATACAATAAATAAAATAGGTAATTTGGAAAACTTGAAAAAGATATTTTGTGGGGAAACTATATTTTTATAACAGAGTTAAAGGATCTTAAGTGAAACTTTAAAACTATTTAACACTAAAATTTTGATTTTATTAAATAAATTTATTTATTTTGTAGATATTCTTTTGCAATTTTAATACATAAACCAGATTTTGAACTTGCATCTATTAGACTTTCACCATTGCTTATAAGTCTTAGCAGTACTAACTGTTTTATTTGCATACTAATATTCGTTATTGACATTTTTCTCCTTTGTAATATTTATCATTATGTGGATATGGTTTATAAATAAACCATATTTCACTAGATAGCAGCAACATTTTTTGCTTGAGGACCTTTTTCATTTCTACCAATTTCAAAAGATACTTTTTGACCTTCAATCAAGTTAACTCTTCCATAACCTGAAGAGTTAACTTCACTATGATGAACAAAAAACTCATCATTTTCATTTTCTAATTGGATAAATCCAAAACCTTTTTCTGTGTTGAACCATTTTACTGTTCCAATATTTTGAGTTGCCATTGCAATTCCTTGAATTTAATTTACTTCTTAATTGAAGTATGTGGTGTTTATATAATGAGGAGTTATATTTTTAATAGATGTTTGTATTAACTTTGTAAGTATCAATAAAAGCAAACTAAAGATGTCGTAAAACTCTAAATCATCTTTAACAAAACAATTCTATCTGAAAAAATAAATAATTGCAAATTATTATATTAAATTTCTAAAATTATTGTAGTTAAGCTTCACAAATAATATACAATAATAAGTAAAACTTTTAATTGTAATAACTTTAGTTTTAATGTTATTAAGCATAAAAAAAAGAAAAAATAGCTAATATTTCTTTCTTAAAATTTAAAAGGAGAAAAAATGAAAAAAGTAGTTCTTGCAACAGTAGCACTAGTAGGTTTTGCATTTGCAGATGCTCCAGCATCTTATGCAACTTGTAAA from the Aliarcobacter cryaerophilus ATCC 43158 genome contains:
- a CDS encoding c-type cytochrome — translated: MRYFFILVLLFCVNLQALQDDGEKLFKKYCWGCHHETSMAFGPSFNQIANQRDSGQIIAHIVNPKSNYQTLGYKRTAMPAFPQLNAKELQDLTNFILSFKDK
- a CDS encoding radical SAM/SPASM domain-containing protein, which translates into the protein MFRLSNLIKSTLQEQKSRSLDGSIIIWNMTNRCNLLCHHCYSKASANEKESLSLEDILKTIPKLKIANINFVIFSGGEPLLRKDIFEIAQCMKDNKIMTYLSTNGTYITQKNAKQIVDTFNYIGISIDGIGEVHDYFRGQKGSYAKSIEAIKTIQKIGGNAGIRFTITKDTESSFYDIFTLAEELNVNKIYISHLVYSGRGKENIEIDISKEKRREYVNFMINKAFEYYENDKDIDIVTGNMEMDAIILLKEFEKKYPDFTNSLKNRLKSWGGNSAGKRLGNMDWNGFVKPDPFFPITIGNYLEKDFNKIWLDDNNELLNKLREFPRNIKGKCSSCKYIDICNGGSRSRAYAISADLWDEDPSCYLTLEEIKG
- a CDS encoding cytochrome D1 domain-containing protein; this encodes MFKKIALSLVLASSLFASEKIFVVERESSSLAVIKNDKFKNRMENFRNTNHSVVKFYKDEAYAISRDGYVIKFDPKKEIIEAEYKTSKSAIGFEISEYFVAVANYDDKSVDVLTKDLKPLKKIVTNSRNVGIKLYKNYMIFSQMDSDIISVYKDLNEGKKEPNFVLHKEFKNAGEMPFDAMLQEQSYIMGFFNSPFFGVVDLEKMEYKKIDVFLDEKKQQVLKVPHFGFWSLSKDEIFIPAVGDNKVFVYDKKFKFLKSIDIKGMPVFTSLSPNKDFLAVTFSGEDFPYLQILDTKTFKIIKEYKFDGKVLHVRWSNDKNELYVSVNDTDKIEVLDTITWKNIKTINDIKKPSGIFIFEER
- the cobA gene encoding uroporphyrinogen-III C-methyltransferase encodes the protein MKKVYLTGAGPGDIELMTLKAARVIKEADVIIYDKLANPDILEMAKDGTEFIFVGKEFGKHLIPQDEINEIIYQASLKYNLVVRLKGGDPFVFGRGGEEALYLKERGVKFEIIPGITSSISVPAYAGIPVTHRGVTCSFRVVTGHEAPNKKDTQINWDSFIADETIVFLMGIHNIKLISKKLIKIGKPSTTPCAVISKGTTKEQKVVVGTLEDIVDKAKEIPTPAIIVVGEVVKLREELKWFEE
- a CDS encoding precorrin-2 dehydrogenase/sirohydrochlorin ferrochelatase family protein, whose protein sequence is MTYFPAFLKFDDKTILIVGGGNIALEKLEHLLNFSSNITLISKNFNEEIEALIDKNSLKIFQKEYEKGDAKGYDIVIVAVDDFLLQEDIYFETREYKILCNCVDLQQYCDFIFPSYIKRGDLTLAISTSGSSPAFAKNFKIFLSNLIPEGVEDFLKELKDLRSTIPKGRERMQFFDNKVKDYINSWEKKNGQK
- the ahbA gene encoding siroheme decarboxylase subunit alpha, coding for MTQIPQLELKNEVLLRIQKNFPLAKKPFLYIANELHTTEERVLEILNEAKRDGIIRQTSAIFDTKKLGYKSSLVAFEIEEEDIPTAVKILNSHPGISHNYERNHSFNIWFTIAVAPNSNLGLEKSIESLAKRTNAKNYIILPTLKLFKISVKLDTTNKEEKQEEFIQKSFTNLDLSEYHYTFIKLLQQDIEFKSEPFKFIVDELNISYDELFKIIQEFINSGVMRRFASILNHRKAGFSANAMVVWDIDEKNSQSIGEIAASFSAVSHCYLRPQYPNWKYNLFTMIHGKTKDDTQKTIDAIADKIQYRDKMALYSSKEFKKVRIIYFSEEFEDWEKENNN
- the hemH gene encoding ferrochelatase, which encodes MENKKKALILLNMGGARNKNELKMFLTNMFNDENILTIKSSFIRKIIAALIVNKRLNEAWKNYELIGNCSPINPLTEKLVEKCNEKIEDFKTYQVMRYTPPFAKDVIETLKKDDVDEVLLFPLYPQYSTTTTKSSLEDFIKFAKNSFKIKSIYDFYRNDKFNSCIVDEIERIQEGKVDFNLIFSAHGLPQKIVDNGDPYQKQMIEHVQILSKKLQNKNINFKSINLAYQSKVGPLKWLEPSLEDMLKNFKGEKVIIYPLSFIVDNSETDFELDIEYRHIAKDLGILDYKVCKCVNYNDDFIDAIKDIIDKN
- a CDS encoding ATP-binding cassette domain-containing protein, with the protein product MVLEIKKLTFGYKKNNFIFENFDLELKKGELKTIFGKSGSGKTTLFELILGNLKQQSGEIKKSKTAMIFQDPFSSFHPTYTIFEQIKDVVNRDFKDEVDSILSKLSLEAELLYKKPYELSGGQLQRCSILRAILLKPDLLLIDEPTSALDNIIAYDTMKLIVNLLSDCAILLVTHDIDMASWCSNEIIRLENGK
- a CDS encoding cold-shock protein codes for the protein MATQNIGTVKWFNTEKGFGFIQLENENDEFFVHHSEVNSSGYGRVNLIEGQKVSFEIGRNEKGPQAKNVAAI